ATGTTCCTGAAGTTCGCCTGCTGGCCGGTGTTTTTCCTGGGGTTTGTGCTGTCGCTCTGGGATGGCAAGATTCCCTATATCCCCACCGCCAAGCTAGCTGATGGGCGCTTCACCTGGTTTGCCTGGCCGCTGTTAGCGCACCAGTTGTTGTTTGTCGGTACGCTGCTGTACGTGGTGGTAGAACGAGCTTATTACACACCCGAAGCGCGCCTCGCCCTGAGCAGCGGCGATATCTGGGGTATGATGGCGTTTGCGGGCGTGGCCTTTCTCATGACGGTGGGCGGTTTGTTTGCCGCTTATCAATCGAGCAAGCTGACGCCGGAGGAGCCCTGGGCCATCGTGCCGCTGCCTACTACAAGCCGCCAACTGGCATCTTAAGCAGCTTGTTGTTACCTGCTTTTCTGTTCTGACCGAATCAATCCCATCCGTTAGTATTTCAATCATGAAAGTTCTGGTCTACCGAACTTCCGCCGTGCTGTTGGTTATTATCGCCGGCGTGCTGCTTTCGTCGTTGCTGCTGTTTGCCGGCGAGCGAAGCAAAGGGCCATTAGAAGACTTGGCTACCACCGTGACGAGCGACGTAGCTAGGTTTGAAAAACAGCTAGTAGGCGGCGACCTGCGCAAGAGCCGCTCGGCCGCCCTAGGGTGGTTTGCCCGCTACCGCACCAACAAAGCGCTGCTCAACGCCCCCGATACGATCCTTACGGGTGCCTACGACAACAACACCGCCGAGTCATACGAGAGCATTGTGGCGTTGGAAGAATCGCTGCAAGTGAAGCTGCCCATCATTCAGCTGTACACAGCCTGGGGCAGCAAGAAAGATCAGGTATTTCCTATGCTGCGGGCACAAGCCATTCAAGACCTAGGCTCCCTCCCGATGATTACCTGGGAGCCTTGGCTGGATGACTTCGATCGAACTGTATTTCCAACTGCGCAGGCTGCGGAACGCGTAAATGAAGGCGGCCTGAAAGCCATTGCAGCGGGCCGCTACGATGCTTACGTGGACAAATGGGCCACGGCGGCCAAGCAATTTGGCGCGCCCTTTTACCTACGCTTCGGCCACGAGATGAACGATCCGTACCGCTACCCGTGGGGGCCGCAGAACAACGATCCGGCCGATTACATTGCTGCGTGGCGTCACGTAGTGAGCCGGTTCCGGCAGCTAGGTGCCACCAATGCTATTTGGCTTTGGTCGCCGCACCCAGCCTACACTAACTACCGGGAGTTCTACCCAGGTAATGAGTACGTAGACTGGATCGGGGTAACGACCCTGAACTACGGCACAGTGGCGCCGGCATGGAGTAAGTGGTACTCGTTTGATGAAATTTTCGGCAATAGCTACGCGGAGTTCTCGCAGTACGGCAAGCCAATTATCGTCACCGAGTTTGGCTCGTTGCGTGTGGGCGGCGACCGGGCGGCATGGTTCCAGCAAGCTCTCACCGATTTGCCGGTGAAGTACCCAGCCGTGAAAGCAGTGGTGTTTTACAACAACTCAAGCGACATGACCACCACTTACAAGTCGTTGGATTGGTCGTTTAATGCGGATAAAAAGGTGCTAACCGCTGCTACGCAGGCTATGAAAAGTTGGCGGGTGCACCGTTCGCCCATCAGTCGGCTGCTTAGTGGAAAGCCGCTGGTCGTGGCGCCTTCGGCTGCTCGCCCGGATCAACATCCTTTGGGTAAGTAGTATAGCCTTTGGGCGGCGACGTTGGCGGACCTACGGGGCTCTTCCGCAGGACAACAGTAATTTGACCATTGCGCTCCAGGCGCACCACGTCGGTTTCGGCCAGCGAGTCGATGTTGGCAGCATCCCGTAGTCCTTCGTGTAGGTCTTTTTCGGAGAGGTCAGTCTTGCGTAGTTGGTCATGAAAAAGCTGGCCGCCTTGTGCCAACACCCTAGGTTCGCCCTTGATGAGCCGACCAACAAAATCGCTGTGGTAGGCTGCAAGAGCTAGCACGCGGTGCAACACGACCAACACCGTGCTAGCTAGGAGAGTACCGAAAAACGGCGAGGCTGCCACGATGGCCCGGCTGAGTACGGCCCCCAGAATGATCTTTATGACAACGTCAAAGGGGGTGTTGCTTCCGAAGGCGCGCGTGCCCACCAGGCGCAACAGCCCCAGCGATACAAAGAAGATGATAAAGGCGCGCAAGCACATGGCCAGTACCGAAATAGTATGCGGGCCGGCGTGTAGCTCTAGCAAATTACTAAACCAAGCAACGCTCATAGGTTGTCAGGCGAAAGAGGGTGGGGTGTTATGCAGCGGCGAGCTTTTGCCCTTGCTCAACGAGCTTTGCTGCTTGTTTTGCGCCTGAGCGCCGAACGGGTTTGAATTCCCCGCCCTTCGCTTCGTTGTAGGAATGAAAGAAGTGCTCAATTTCGTGGAGCAGTTGCGGCGACAAGTCCTTGATGTCTTGAAGGTGCTGGTGCTGCCGCGACATGGCCGATACCGCCAGTAGCCGGTCGTTCTTCTCAACGCGGCCATCGTTCTCGATTTGCTCGGCCTCGATGGCTCCAATCAAGCGCACTTCCAACAAGCAGCCCGGAAAAGCAGGCGCATCCATCAGCACGAGCACATCGATGGGGTCGCCGTCTTCGCCG
This Hymenobacter sp. GOD-10R DNA region includes the following protein-coding sequences:
- a CDS encoding glycoside hydrolase family 26 protein, with translation MKVLVYRTSAVLLVIIAGVLLSSLLLFAGERSKGPLEDLATTVTSDVARFEKQLVGGDLRKSRSAALGWFARYRTNKALLNAPDTILTGAYDNNTAESYESIVALEESLQVKLPIIQLYTAWGSKKDQVFPMLRAQAIQDLGSLPMITWEPWLDDFDRTVFPTAQAAERVNEGGLKAIAAGRYDAYVDKWATAAKQFGAPFYLRFGHEMNDPYRYPWGPQNNDPADYIAAWRHVVSRFRQLGATNAIWLWSPHPAYTNYREFYPGNEYVDWIGVTTLNYGTVAPAWSKWYSFDEIFGNSYAEFSQYGKPIIVTEFGSLRVGGDRAAWFQQALTDLPVKYPAVKAVVFYNNSSDMTTTYKSLDWSFNADKKVLTAATQAMKSWRVHRSPISRLLSGKPLVVAPSAARPDQHPLGK
- a CDS encoding DUF421 domain-containing protein, with product MSVAWFSNLLELHAGPHTISVLAMCLRAFIIFFVSLGLLRLVGTRAFGSNTPFDVVIKIILGAVLSRAIVAASPFFGTLLASTVLVVLHRVLALAAYHSDFVGRLIKGEPRVLAQGGQLFHDQLRKTDLSEKDLHEGLRDAANIDSLAETDVVRLERNGQITVVLRKSPVGPPTSPPKGYTTYPKDVDPGEQPKAPRPAAFH
- a CDS encoding inorganic diphosphatase, whose protein sequence is MAVALHTLPAQNAESKNFNVIIETPKGSRNKFAYEPDLELIQLKGVLPEGSSFPYDFGFIPSTRGEDGDPIDVLVLMDAPAFPGCLLEVRLIGAIEAEQIENDGRVEKNDRLLAVSAMSRQHQHLQDIKDLSPQLLHEIEHFFHSYNEAKGGEFKPVRRSGAKQAAKLVEQGQKLAAA